Proteins from a single region of Sphingomonas sp.:
- a CDS encoding GGDEF domain-containing protein — translation MAVANAIRGAGGEDPARRLYSRIGNFLVEQRLDPDPANYAFAYHLLADPDGPLARAVAALTDGGVRLTQRDVETLGVDAKPVAGNAVKAAAQKADGLVAQTQMQVEGFEDMVTAIRAETEGFGRDLAASAEEMQRSATGDISEIARITAAMLERVRSAEERLDSATREASDLRKKLEEARDNARRDPLTDLPNRRAFEEAYAAQAATGENICLAVCDIDHFKSVNDRFGHAVGDRVLKAIAEALSTSCKGHLVARYGGEEFAVLFAGVDLETARATLDTARATVATRQYRLREDDAPLGAVTFSAGITLATGEDSYHSLFKRADQLLYAAKSAGRNCLRTD, via the coding sequence ATGGCCGTGGCGAACGCTATACGGGGAGCAGGTGGGGAAGATCCCGCGCGCCGTCTGTATAGCCGAATCGGAAATTTCCTGGTCGAGCAGCGGCTGGATCCCGACCCGGCCAATTATGCCTTTGCCTATCATCTGCTCGCCGATCCCGATGGTCCGCTGGCCCGCGCGGTCGCCGCGCTCACCGATGGCGGCGTCCGCCTGACCCAGCGCGACGTCGAGACCCTCGGCGTCGATGCCAAGCCGGTCGCGGGCAATGCCGTCAAGGCCGCGGCGCAGAAGGCCGACGGCCTGGTCGCCCAGACCCAGATGCAGGTCGAGGGCTTTGAGGACATGGTGACGGCGATCCGCGCCGAGACCGAAGGCTTTGGCCGCGATCTCGCCGCCAGCGCCGAGGAGATGCAGCGCTCGGCCACCGGCGATATCAGCGAGATCGCGCGGATCACTGCGGCGATGCTCGAACGCGTCCGCTCCGCCGAGGAGCGCCTCGATTCGGCGACTCGCGAAGCGAGCGACCTGCGCAAGAAGCTTGAGGAAGCGCGCGACAATGCCCGCCGCGACCCGCTGACCGATCTGCCCAACCGCCGTGCGTTCGAGGAGGCCTATGCCGCGCAGGCCGCGACCGGCGAGAATATCTGCCTGGCGGTGTGCGACATCGATCACTTCAAATCGGTCAACGACCGTTTCGGCCATGCCGTGGGCGACCGCGTCCTCAAGGCCATCGCCGAGGCGCTCTCGACTTCTTGCAAGGGGCACCTGGTGGCGCGCTACGGTGGCGAGGAGTTCGCGGTGCTGTTCGCCGGCGTCGATCTTGAAACGGCCCGTGCCACGCTCGATACCGCCCGCGCGACCGTCGCGACCAGACAGTATCGTCTGCGCGAGGACGATGCGCCGCTCGGCGCGGTCACCTTCTCCGCCGGGATCACGCTCGCGACCGGCGAGGACAGCTATCACAGCCTGTTCAAGCGCGCCGACCAGCTGCTCTATGCGGCCAAGAGCGCCGGCCGGAATTGCCTGCGCACCGACTGA
- a CDS encoding peroxiredoxin: MRPFLFAAAAVALSMPATAALAPGKIAPAFVADGALAGKPFKVDLKAALRKGPVVLYFFPAAFTAGCNAEAHAFAEAMPDFDRAGATVIGMTAGAVERIVEFSSDTRYCSGKFAVAAASPKVIKDYDVLLKKPDGTATTITSRTSFVIAPNGKIILAHTDMNPADHIKLTLAKVREYRKAHRKG; encoded by the coding sequence ATGCGCCCGTTCCTGTTCGCCGCCGCCGCCGTCGCGCTTTCGATGCCCGCCACCGCCGCGCTCGCGCCGGGCAAGATCGCGCCCGCGTTCGTCGCCGACGGTGCGCTGGCCGGCAAGCCGTTCAAGGTGGACCTCAAGGCGGCGCTGAGGAAGGGGCCCGTGGTGCTCTATTTCTTCCCCGCCGCCTTCACCGCGGGCTGCAATGCCGAAGCCCATGCCTTTGCCGAAGCTATGCCCGATTTCGACAGAGCCGGCGCGACGGTGATCGGGATGACGGCCGGCGCGGTCGAGCGGATCGTCGAATTCTCCAGCGACACGCGTTACTGCTCGGGCAAGTTCGCGGTCGCCGCGGCGTCGCCCAAGGTGATCAAGGACTATGACGTCCTGCTCAAGAAGCCCGACGGCACCGCGACCACCATCACCAGCCGCACCAGTTTCGTGATCGCGCCGAACGGCAAGATCATTCTCGCCCATACCGATATGAACCCCGCCGATCATATCAAGCTGACGCTGGCCAAGGTCCGCGAGTACAGAAAAGCCCACCGGAAAGGCTGA
- a CDS encoding phospholipase A has translation MRLLLLALGLLAATPAAAQLRAVPAQPASEAEALRGVEVFLINEGDAAVSDAGPREIEVTAVDGTRLVLERAPGPIRTVAPGGFAKARYVPVHIAGKAVPPGEAHPAADVPASETVVQSAAGSSAAFTDRFEPHEPTYGVFGTGDAGGKLQVSFAFRPFDQDAPLKLGNLRFAYTQTMFWALDRPSGPFRATNYSPEVYADIPLDETSKVALGYRHDSNGRGTMGSIDVNRIFARVEKSFDLGGDWRLDVAPMAWFYTGRKSAAPGLRDTFGYTSLTAAIGQKDGFKLSLTGRGNFETGKGAAELFASYPLTRIGGGLGFYVFGQAFTGYGEALDDYRRRTSHARIGIALTR, from the coding sequence ATGCGACTGCTCCTCCTCGCCCTCGGCCTGCTCGCCGCCACGCCCGCCGCCGCGCAGCTTCGCGCCGTCCCCGCCCAGCCCGCTTCGGAGGCCGAGGCGCTGCGCGGCGTCGAGGTGTTCCTGATCAACGAAGGCGATGCCGCGGTCAGCGACGCCGGCCCGCGCGAGATCGAGGTCACCGCGGTCGACGGCACCCGGCTGGTGCTCGAACGCGCGCCCGGCCCGATCCGCACGGTCGCGCCCGGCGGCTTCGCCAAGGCGCGCTATGTACCGGTTCATATCGCCGGCAAGGCGGTGCCGCCGGGCGAGGCGCATCCCGCCGCCGACGTGCCGGCGAGCGAGACCGTGGTGCAGAGCGCGGCCGGCAGCTCGGCCGCGTTCACCGACCGCTTCGAGCCGCACGAGCCGACCTATGGCGTGTTCGGCACCGGCGATGCCGGCGGCAAGCTCCAGGTCAGCTTCGCCTTCCGTCCCTTCGATCAGGACGCGCCGCTCAAGCTCGGCAATCTCCGCTTCGCCTATACCCAGACGATGTTCTGGGCGCTCGACCGGCCTTCGGGACCATTCCGTGCCACCAATTACAGCCCCGAAGTCTATGCCGACATTCCCCTCGACGAGACCAGCAAGGTCGCGCTCGGCTATCGCCACGATTCGAACGGGCGCGGGACAATGGGCTCGATCGACGTCAACCGCATCTTCGCGCGGGTTGAGAAATCCTTCGACCTGGGCGGCGACTGGCGGCTCGATGTCGCGCCGATGGCATGGTTCTACACCGGCAGGAAGAGCGCCGCGCCGGGCCTGCGCGACACGTTCGGCTATACGTCGCTCACCGCGGCGATCGGCCAGAAGGACGGGTTCAAGCTGTCGCTGACCGGGCGCGGCAATTTCGAGACCGGCAAGGGCGCGGCGGAGCTCTTCGCCTCCTATCCGCTTACCCGCATCGGCGGCGGGCTTGGCTTCTATGTCTTCGGCCAGGCCTTTACCGGCTATGGCGAAGCGCTCGACGATTATCGCCGCCGCACCAGCCATGCCCGGATCGGCATCGCACTCACCCGTTAG
- the hisN gene encoding histidinol-phosphatase: protein MPVSQADIALAERLADAAGAAIRPYFRAEHGLEAKDDLSPVTLADRAAEEAMRKLLIAEAPADGIVGEEFGVREGASKRQWVLDPIDGTRAFIAGRPIFGTLIALIEDGWPLLGIIDQPITRERWLGVMGHTTLFNGEPAATRRCRDLKQAILATTSPACFHDDELHAFEHLDGAVMSVVLGGDCYNYGCVASGWMDIVVEANLKLHDFAALVPIVEGAGGRMCDWQGDPLHAGSNGQVIAAGDPARIDDILEALACRGH from the coding sequence ATGCCCGTCTCCCAAGCCGATATCGCCCTCGCCGAACGACTCGCCGATGCGGCGGGCGCGGCGATCCGTCCGTACTTCCGCGCCGAGCACGGACTGGAGGCGAAGGACGATCTGTCGCCGGTGACGCTGGCCGACCGCGCCGCCGAGGAAGCGATGCGCAAATTGCTGATCGCCGAGGCCCCCGCCGACGGGATCGTCGGCGAGGAATTCGGGGTGCGCGAAGGCGCCAGCAAGCGGCAATGGGTGCTCGATCCGATCGACGGCACCCGCGCCTTCATCGCCGGCCGTCCGATCTTCGGGACGCTGATCGCGTTGATCGAGGATGGCTGGCCGCTGCTCGGGATCATCGACCAGCCGATCACCAGGGAGCGCTGGCTGGGGGTAATGGGCCATACGACCCTGTTCAACGGCGAGCCCGCCGCCACCCGCCGCTGCCGCGACCTCAAGCAGGCGATCCTCGCCACCACCTCGCCCGCCTGCTTCCACGACGACGAACTCCACGCCTTCGAGCATCTCGACGGCGCGGTGATGAGCGTGGTGCTGGGCGGCGACTGCTATAATTATGGCTGCGTCGCCAGCGGCTGGATGGACATTGTCGTCGAGGCCAATCTCAAGCTCCACGACTTCGCCGCGCTGGTGCCGATCGTCGAGGGCGCGGGCGGACGGATGTGCGACTGGCAGGGCGATCCGCTTCATGCCGGCAGCAACGGCCAGGTGATCGCCGCCGGCGATCCGGCGCGGATCGACGATATCCTCGAGGCGCTGGCCTGTCGCGGGCACTGA
- a CDS encoding DUF6456 domain-containing protein codes for MRELAEREIDHGRVVRGSARGRRTVTVNLTESPLGWLRARGHVDARQFEAGERLRGDYETAALGARVTMCWEVTPRAPRRGPSAGLDPTLAQIAAKRRFDAAIAAAGPGLADILWRVVCAGEGMVAAEKALGWPSRAGKLVLCLALDRVASHYGLG; via the coding sequence ATGCGCGAACTGGCGGAGCGGGAGATCGATCATGGGCGGGTGGTGCGCGGCAGCGCGCGCGGGCGGCGCACCGTCACCGTCAATCTCACCGAATCGCCGCTCGGCTGGCTGCGCGCGCGCGGACATGTCGATGCCCGCCAGTTCGAAGCAGGCGAGCGGTTGCGCGGCGATTATGAGACCGCCGCGCTCGGCGCCCGCGTCACGATGTGCTGGGAAGTGACCCCGCGCGCCCCGCGCCGCGGCCCCTCGGCGGGACTCGACCCAACCCTTGCCCAGATCGCCGCCAAGCGCCGCTTCGATGCCGCGATCGCCGCGGCGGGTCCGGGGCTCGCCGATATCCTCTGGCGCGTGGTCTGCGCGGGCGAAGGCATGGTCGCGGCGGAGAAGGCGCTGGGCTGGCCGAGCCGGGCCGGCAAGCTGGTGCTGTGCCTGGCGCTAGACCGGGTCGCCAGCCACTATGGACTGGGCTGA
- a CDS encoding helix-turn-helix transcriptional regulator, producing MITAIREVRRAKGLTLDDVAQRCAPPTTAQTIGRLETGTRTVSVGWLNRIAAALEVDAADLVRLPDRPEIAVAAVLDGNGAQAPRRAANVVPPRGEPGLIAVTVSGGIGDYRAGDEIWCARLAPEEFASALNRDVLVPRPAGRFMFGRLIGREEGKLHLLPLGAGARQQVIADPAWIARAVRLVRAL from the coding sequence ATGATCACCGCAATCCGCGAAGTTCGCCGGGCCAAGGGGCTGACCCTCGACGATGTCGCGCAGCGCTGCGCCCCGCCGACCACCGCGCAGACGATCGGCCGGCTCGAGACCGGCACGCGAACGGTTTCGGTCGGCTGGCTCAACCGCATCGCCGCCGCGCTTGAGGTCGATGCCGCCGATCTGGTGCGCCTGCCCGACCGGCCGGAAATCGCGGTTGCCGCGGTGCTCGACGGCAATGGCGCGCAGGCGCCGCGCCGGGCGGCGAATGTGGTGCCGCCGCGCGGCGAGCCGGGGCTGATCGCGGTGACGGTCAGCGGCGGGATCGGCGACTATCGCGCGGGCGACGAGATCTGGTGCGCGCGCCTGGCGCCCGAGGAGTTCGCCAGCGCGCTCAACCGCGACGTGCTGGTGCCGCGCCCGGCCGGGCGCTTCATGTTCGGGCGGCTGATCGGGCGCGAGGAAGGCAAGCTGCACCTGCTGCCGCTGGGCGCCGGCGCGCGCCAGCAGGTGATCGCCGACCCCGCCTGGATCGCGCGCGCGGTGCGATTGGTGCGGGCGCTGTAA